The Armatimonadota bacterium nucleotide sequence GACGCAGTCCCAGCGCTCGGGAGTCAGGTAGCCGTAGTTGTTGTATGTATTCGGGCCCGGATGGTTGAACGATGCCGCCAACGTTGTGGACTGCCTGGTCACCAGCCAGTCGTAGAAGATCGGGAAGGTCACACTCGGGGCGGTGGCGTCCAGGGTGGTCGCTGTGTTCAAAGCATTGAGGTGTCCCCGGCCGTCAGGGCCGCCGTTCTGAGAGAATTCGAAGCCGGCGATGGCGACGAATGTGCTGTCAGTCCCTTCTTCGGCCTCCCGGATTGTGATCGCATAGTTCTCAGGGGTGTATCCCTTGTACTTCTTCAGCGCGTGGTCGGTCACGGCGTAGAAGTCATAGCCGGCGGCTTTCGCCAGGCGGAAATGATCGGCCGGATTCTCCTTGCCGTCGGAGAACCGGCTGTGGGCGTGGGTGCTTCCGAAGTAGTGATGGTAGACCGCCGCCTTTCCCGACGCGGAGAGTGTGATGAGCGCGATGAATACCTCCATGAATGTGATAATGCGTTTTGTCATATAGATCTGCTGAACTCCTTATTTGCCCGCTCGGTGATCTCGACGATGAAGTCGGCCTTCGCGTCGGTATACCCGTCGCGGTCGTGACGGTGTATCTCTGCAAGGCGATATTTCAGCCGCTCGTACTCCTCTGCCGTCTCAGGATACTTGCGCAGGTAGTCGCGGAAACAGACGCAGTCCATGAGCGGATGGCCGGACGGCGCCATGTGGTAGTGGTACTTGATCGGCGTCTCGACGATATATCCTTTCCAGAACGCCATATGTCCCGGAGGTGGGTTCTCCATCCAGCCGTAACCGATTGCCTGGGATTCGAGGGTCGGCCGGATATGTCGCTCAGCGTCTTCGAAGGATGTGATTTCCACCAGGATGTCTATGGTCGGCTTGGCGGCGAGGCCTGGAACTGCCGTGCTCCCGATGTGTTCCGTGCGAACGATCAGCTTGCCGAACTGCTCCCGGAGGGAGTCCGCCTCCGCCTCGTATAGTTGCGGCCAGCAGGGGTCGTACTCAGCTAGGTATATCGGAAACCTCCGGCCGAGCGCTTCTCTGCTCCATTCATCGTCGTTGGCTCGGCTACTCAAGTCCGAGTCCCTCATCGAGGCCGAGCATGATGTTCATGCACTGGACCGCCGCCCCGGATGCCCCCTTGCCGAGGTTGTCGAGCCGGACCGTCAGGAGTATCCGCTCGTCATTGCCGAAGACGAACACGTCCGCCCGGTTGGTGTTGTTGCAGCCCTCGATGTCCAGGAAACCGCCGTCCAGTTCGGTGTCCGAGTTGAAGGGCATCACTCGGACGAACCGCTCTGACGCGTAGTGGGCCGACAGCATCTCATGGATGCGCGTCGCCGTCACCGTCCCTTTGAGCAAGCGCGTCTCCAGCGGTATCGTGACGGCCATACCCCTGTAGAAGTCGCCGACGATCGGCAGGAAGACCGGATGGAAGTCAAGCCCTGCATGAGCGGCGATCTCGGGGAGATGCTTGTGC carries:
- a CDS encoding GrpB family protein, whose amino-acid sequence is MSSRANDDEWSREALGRRFPIYLAEYDPCWPQLYEAEADSLREQFGKLIVRTEHIGSTAVPGLAAKPTIDILVEITSFEDAERHIRPTLESQAIGYGWMENPPPGHMAFWKGYIVETPIKYHYHMAPSGHPLMDCVCFRDYLRKYPETAEEYERLKYRLAEIHRHDRDGYTDAKADFIVEITERANKEFSRSI